In Sphingomonas sp. LT1P40, the following are encoded in one genomic region:
- a CDS encoding TraB/GumN family protein, which translates to MAQEVDDVVITARASGAPMWTIQTPTGVVLLVGEITNVPKATPWRPERLEAATARAQRIILGTKAKISPGDIFRLLFSGGKLTKLPDKRVAADYLDAPRLARLEALGLKYEQDYASRNFLISAFDLLAKRLAFNKDTADDASDVVRKAARRTDIPAQPVGEVRGEDMIDNLFAAGPETHIPCLDAAMTAAETGPAIVTARGAAWTSFDVPTVMANPLETALGRCWPWTNDSLGSVLRGQWVDAIRDATAKPGVTLAVVPLRVLAEKDGVLDQLEARGLPIKGPKWR; encoded by the coding sequence ATGGCACAGGAGGTGGACGACGTCGTCATTACGGCGCGTGCGTCGGGTGCGCCGATGTGGACTATCCAGACGCCGACCGGTGTCGTGCTGCTGGTCGGTGAGATCACCAATGTGCCAAAGGCGACACCGTGGCGGCCCGAACGGCTGGAGGCTGCGACGGCGCGGGCACAACGCATCATCCTCGGCACCAAGGCCAAGATCTCGCCCGGCGACATCTTCCGCCTGCTGTTTAGCGGCGGCAAGCTGACGAAACTGCCCGATAAGCGTGTCGCCGCCGATTATCTCGACGCGCCGCGACTGGCGCGACTGGAGGCGCTCGGGCTGAAATACGAGCAGGATTACGCTAGCCGAAATTTCCTTATTTCCGCTTTTGACCTGTTGGCAAAGCGGCTGGCATTCAACAAGGATACCGCCGACGATGCGTCGGATGTGGTGCGCAAGGCCGCACGGCGAACCGACATTCCCGCTCAGCCGGTCGGTGAGGTGCGCGGCGAGGATATGATCGACAACCTCTTCGCTGCCGGGCCGGAAACGCATATCCCGTGCCTTGACGCGGCGATGACCGCAGCCGAGACCGGCCCTGCGATCGTCACGGCACGCGGTGCCGCCTGGACCAGTTTCGACGTGCCGACGGTGATGGCCAACCCGCTCGAAACCGCGCTGGGTCGCTGCTGGCCATGGACCAATGACAGTCTGGGCTCGGTGCTGCGCGGGCAATGGGTCGATGCGATCCGCGATGCGACGGCAAAACCGGGTGTGACGCTGGCGGTGGTGCCGCTGCGGGTGCTGGCGGAGAAAGATGGGGTGCTCGACCAGCTCGAAGCGCGGGGGCTGCCGATCAAGGGGCCGAAGTGGCGTTAA
- a CDS encoding glycosyltransferase family 39 protein, producing MLDRLQHRPVLLALLIGIAAQLLFTIGLHRPSILLFDEVHYVPAARALLALAHPVNPEHPMLGKSLIALGMMLFGDNSIGWRAMATLAGTATVVGVYAFTLRLTGATRAALFAALFAMLGQTIFVQARIGMLDAFLGAFLVWAGVAFLWAMQSQSRWVWTFCAVMLGCAVAVKWAAVPYVALAGVAFLWLRRGHPARFGGIGWFAGLAILGVLSVGTYFLTFAPAFFYTADPLTILSIFPFQLEMWQLQTQVLSAHPYQSSWWSWPLLLRPIWYFYEPDQGAVRGVLLIGNPAIMWGGLLAVAACWWAGLREKAGVPLAAAALWTFSLGVWAVIPKSLGFYYYYYLPSIILCVVLAVAFHHYAARVKRNDEWFLVIGIGVFVFFYPIIAALPLAGERGFERWIWLPGWA from the coding sequence ATGCTCGACCGTCTCCAACACCGTCCCGTCCTGTTGGCATTGCTGATCGGCATCGCTGCGCAATTACTGTTCACGATCGGGCTGCACCGGCCCAGCATCCTGCTGTTCGACGAAGTCCATTACGTCCCCGCCGCGCGCGCGCTGCTGGCACTGGCACATCCGGTGAACCCGGAGCATCCCATGCTGGGGAAGTCGTTGATCGCGCTGGGCATGATGCTTTTTGGAGACAATTCGATCGGCTGGCGCGCGATGGCGACGCTGGCGGGCACGGCGACGGTCGTCGGGGTTTATGCCTTCACCTTGCGGCTGACCGGTGCGACACGGGCTGCGCTGTTCGCGGCACTGTTTGCGATGCTCGGCCAGACGATCTTCGTGCAGGCGCGGATCGGGATGCTCGACGCGTTTCTGGGTGCGTTTCTGGTGTGGGCGGGCGTGGCGTTTTTGTGGGCGATGCAGTCCCAGTCGCGCTGGGTGTGGACGTTCTGCGCCGTGATGCTCGGCTGTGCGGTCGCGGTGAAATGGGCGGCGGTGCCTTATGTTGCACTGGCTGGGGTCGCGTTCCTGTGGCTGCGGCGCGGGCACCCTGCACGGTTCGGCGGGATCGGCTGGTTCGCGGGTCTCGCCATCCTGGGTGTCCTTAGCGTCGGCACTTATTTCCTGACCTTTGCCCCCGCTTTTTTCTACACCGCCGATCCGCTGACGATTCTGTCGATATTTCCGTTCCAGCTGGAGATGTGGCAGCTTCAGACTCAGGTGCTGAGCGCCCACCCCTATCAGTCGAGCTGGTGGAGCTGGCCGCTATTGTTGCGGCCGATATGGTATTTTTATGAGCCCGATCAGGGGGCGGTGCGGGGCGTGCTGTTGATCGGCAATCCGGCGATCATGTGGGGCGGGTTGCTGGCGGTCGCGGCGTGCTGGTGGGCGGGGCTGCGCGAAAAGGCGGGCGTGCCGCTGGCGGCGGCGGCGTTGTGGACATTCTCACTCGGCGTATGGGCGGTGATCCCCAAGTCGCTCGGCTTTTATTATTATTACTATCTGCCGAGCATCATCCTGTGCGTCGTGCTGGCGGTGGCGTTCCACCACTACGCCGCACGGGTGAAGCGCAATGACGAGTGGTTTCTAGTGATCGGGATCGGGGTGTTCGTGTTCTTCTACCCGATCATCGCCGCCCTGCCGCTGGCGGGAGAGCGCGGGTTCGAGCGGTGGATCTGGCTACCGGGCTGGGCTTAA
- a CDS encoding trans-sulfuration enzyme family protein, translating to MKRRTGQDRSITRNWKPATLAVRGGTARSEWGETSEALFLTSGYAYDCAGDAAARFAGDQQGMTYSRLQNPTLEMLEQRIALLEGSEACRATASGMAAMTAALLCQLQTGDHLVGGRAAFGSCRWLTDTLLPKFGIETTLVDARDPQQFVDAIRPNTKVFFFETPANPTMDVVDLQAVCDIARARGITTVVDNAFATPALQRPLEFGADVVAYSATKMMDGQGRVLAGAVCGTEDFINNTLLPFHRNTGPTLSAFNAWVVLKGLETLDLRIRRQSENALKVGRFLETRVPKVNFPGLPSHPQHNLAMRQMDAAGPIFSIELDGGRTQAHGLLDALGLIDISNNIGDSRSLMTHPASTTHSGVAEEQRLLMGVGEGMLRLNVGLEDPADVIDDLDQALTAVGL from the coding sequence ATGAAGCGCCGCACCGGACAAGACCGCAGCATCACCCGCAACTGGAAGCCCGCCACGCTCGCCGTGCGCGGCGGCACCGCCCGTTCGGAATGGGGGGAGACCAGCGAGGCGCTCTTCCTCACTTCCGGCTATGCCTATGATTGCGCCGGAGATGCCGCCGCGCGCTTTGCCGGCGATCAACAGGGCATGACCTATTCGCGGCTGCAGAACCCGACGCTCGAGATGCTGGAACAGCGGATCGCGTTGCTGGAGGGCAGCGAGGCATGCCGCGCCACCGCATCGGGGATGGCGGCGATGACCGCTGCCTTGCTGTGCCAGCTCCAGACCGGCGATCATCTGGTCGGCGGGCGCGCCGCCTTCGGGTCGTGCCGCTGGCTGACCGACACGTTGCTGCCCAAGTTCGGGATCGAGACGACATTGGTGGACGCGCGCGATCCGCAGCAGTTCGTCGATGCGATCCGCCCGAATACGAAGGTGTTCTTCTTCGAAACGCCTGCCAACCCGACGATGGATGTCGTTGACCTTCAGGCGGTGTGCGACATCGCCCGCGCGCGTGGCATCACCACGGTCGTCGACAACGCCTTCGCCACCCCCGCGCTGCAGCGTCCGCTGGAGTTCGGCGCGGATGTCGTCGCTTACTCCGCGACCAAGATGATGGACGGGCAGGGCCGCGTGCTCGCCGGGGCGGTGTGCGGGACCGAGGATTTCATCAACAACACGCTGCTGCCCTTCCACCGCAATACCGGGCCGACCTTGTCGGCGTTCAACGCATGGGTGGTGCTGAAGGGTCTGGAGACGCTCGACCTGCGCATCCGCCGCCAGAGCGAGAATGCACTGAAGGTCGGCCGCTTCCTCGAAACCCGCGTGCCCAAGGTCAATTTCCCCGGCCTGCCCAGCCACCCGCAGCATAATCTGGCGATGCGTCAGATGGATGCGGCGGGGCCGATCTTCTCGATCGAGCTGGATGGCGGGCGGACTCAGGCGCACGGGCTGCTCGACGCGCTCGGCCTGATCGACATTTCGAACAATATCGGCGATTCCCGGTCGCTGATGACTCATCCTGCCTCCACCACCCATTCAGGCGTCGCCGAAGAGCAACGGCTGCTGATGGGCGTGGGCGAGGGGATGCTGCGGCTGAACGTCGGGCTGGAAGACCCGGCGGATGTGATCGACGATCTGGATCAGGCGCTGACGGCGGTCGGGCTGTGA
- the apaG gene encoding Co2+/Mg2+ efflux protein ApaG, giving the protein MKALFGEEATTRDIVVRVSVSYLPEQSEPDRGRWFWAYHIRIENESHQAVQLLTRHWIITDGRGVKHNVEGEGVIGEQPMIAPGSSYDYVSGCPLATPTGSMQGSYEMVGADGMTFDVAIPKFALRAPAVAE; this is encoded by the coding sequence GTGAAGGCGCTGTTCGGCGAGGAAGCAACGACCCGCGACATCGTCGTGCGGGTTTCGGTCAGCTATCTTCCCGAACAGTCGGAGCCGGATCGCGGTCGTTGGTTCTGGGCCTATCACATCCGCATCGAAAACGAATCGCATCAGGCTGTGCAGTTGCTCACCCGCCATTGGATCATCACCGACGGGCGCGGCGTGAAGCACAATGTCGAGGGCGAAGGCGTGATCGGCGAGCAGCCGATGATCGCGCCCGGCTCCAGCTATGACTATGTTTCGGGCTGTCCGCTGGCGACGCCGACCGGATCGATGCAGGGCAGTTACGAAATGGTCGGCGCGGACGGCATGACGTTCGACGTGGCCATCCCCAAATTCGCGCTGCGTGCGCCAGCGGTCGCGGAGTGA
- a CDS encoding LysR family transcriptional regulator, which translates to MKRTHLPLNGLRVLDAAARHLSFTRAADELAVTPAAVGQQIRALEDTLGVVLFRRTTKGLELTPEAEAGLGALRAGFLQFEESVRAMQAGQSSKSLTIAAPRDLTEKWLMPRLAEIARGDSELRFVLVAADEAIDFTEANLDLAIRWGEGPGENEGEALESDGMVTVARPDSRVEAPIAWPGCVAEDGVALVRVGDAGLALDAAAEGLGRATIPELLARGDIEGGRVVVVGEPKPAKFGYWMVAPLPQWRQKKVKSLVEALGEA; encoded by the coding sequence ATGAAGCGGACCCATCTTCCCCTTAACGGCCTGCGCGTGCTCGACGCGGCGGCACGGCATTTGTCGTTTACGCGCGCGGCGGACGAACTGGCGGTGACCCCGGCTGCGGTCGGGCAACAGATTCGCGCGCTGGAGGACACGCTGGGCGTCGTCCTGTTCCGGCGCACGACCAAAGGGCTGGAGCTGACGCCCGAAGCAGAGGCTGGTCTCGGCGCGCTGCGTGCCGGCTTCCTGCAATTCGAGGAATCGGTGCGCGCAATGCAGGCGGGGCAATCGTCCAAATCGCTGACCATCGCGGCCCCCCGCGACCTGACCGAAAAATGGCTGATGCCGCGCCTTGCCGAAATCGCGCGCGGCGATTCCGAACTGCGTTTCGTGCTGGTCGCGGCGGACGAGGCGATCGACTTCACCGAAGCCAATCTCGACCTCGCGATCCGCTGGGGCGAGGGGCCGGGCGAGAATGAGGGTGAGGCGCTGGAAAGCGACGGCATGGTCACCGTCGCGCGGCCCGATTCGCGCGTCGAGGCACCGATCGCCTGGCCCGGCTGCGTCGCCGAGGATGGCGTTGCGCTGGTCCGCGTCGGCGATGCCGGCCTTGCGCTCGATGCCGCTGCCGAGGGGCTGGGGCGGGCGACGATACCTGAGCTGCTCGCGCGCGGCGATATCGAGGGGGGGCGTGTGGTCGTGGTCGGCGAGCCAAAACCCGCAAAATTCGGTTACTGGATGGTGGCCCCGCTGCCGCAGTGGCGGCAGAAGAAGGTCAAATCGCTGGTCGAAGCGCTGGGCGAGGCGTGA
- a CDS encoding GNAT family N-acetyltransferase produces MTSPPTPVLTTARLRLRAFQPEDAEALHPTLADADLMTWWSSAPHATLAETRDYFVPREGEKRWRSWAITRAPDDTAIGWVSVGERRPGVSEIGYMLARAHWGDGIAREGVSAVIDHLFAVEKHRRVFADTDPENMASRGLLERLGFWKEGLLREEWETHIGVRDSVIYGLLRNEWRAEQARA; encoded by the coding sequence GTGACGTCCCCACCGACCCCGGTCCTAACCACCGCGCGGTTGCGGCTGCGTGCATTCCAGCCTGAGGATGCCGAAGCGTTGCACCCGACACTGGCCGATGCCGATCTGATGACCTGGTGGTCCAGCGCCCCGCATGCGACGCTCGCTGAAACGCGCGATTATTTCGTGCCGCGCGAGGGTGAGAAACGCTGGCGCAGCTGGGCGATTACGCGCGCGCCGGACGATACCGCGATCGGATGGGTCTCGGTCGGCGAGCGCCGTCCGGGCGTCAGCGAAATCGGCTATATGCTCGCTCGCGCGCACTGGGGCGACGGCATCGCGCGTGAGGGCGTGAGCGCGGTGATCGACCATCTGTTCGCGGTGGAGAAGCACCGCCGCGTGTTCGCCGATACCGACCCCGAAAACATGGCCTCACGCGGTTTGCTCGAACGGCTCGGCTTCTGGAAAGAAGGGCTGCTGCGCGAGGAATGGGAAACCCATATCGGCGTGCGTGACAGCGTGATCTATGGCCTGCTCCGCAACGAGTGGCGGGCGGAACAGGCCCGCGCCTAA
- a CDS encoding serine hydrolase, producing the protein MKPVHLLAALCLIAPPVLPAAAQTPPPVAAVVQPAPAMVQQAEKLPAIINGTGDYESYFASAFKTQIPRAQFDQIGVQLKAQFGAAIKVEKIIAASPYQATVLIGFERGIGTIDIVVDSALPHPVTGLRFAKVEPRDDSVEKVEADLRALPGTTAFGIYALGDAATPVSELRGDQPMPIGSAFKLWVLAEAARQVNSGARKWSDIVTLGPRSLPSGVTQSWPKDAPVTLHTLATLMISISDNTATDTLLTALGRERVDAMVTATGVANPAATLPVLTTIEAFRLKSSGNADIAAAWKAAGADGRRRLLRDNATRLGKTQVDPAIFGDKPVGPDVEWFASARDEAAVLNWLRTRGGQRALDILAVNPGLPSATQFDYAGFKGGSEPGVIFGSWLVRTKQGNWFAVTGGWNRPDGAVDQTVFINLMNRLLSQLAAR; encoded by the coding sequence ATGAAGCCTGTCCATCTGCTTGCCGCGCTGTGCCTGATCGCCCCACCCGTGCTTCCCGCTGCCGCGCAGACCCCGCCGCCGGTCGCCGCGGTTGTCCAACCGGCCCCGGCGATGGTGCAGCAGGCCGAAAAACTGCCCGCCATCATCAATGGCACCGGCGATTACGAAAGCTATTTCGCCAGCGCATTCAAGACGCAGATCCCGCGCGCGCAGTTCGACCAGATCGGCGTCCAGTTAAAGGCGCAGTTCGGTGCAGCGATCAAGGTGGAGAAGATCATCGCGGCCTCACCCTATCAGGCGACCGTGCTGATCGGTTTCGAGCGCGGCATCGGCACGATCGACATCGTGGTCGATTCCGCATTGCCCCACCCGGTAACCGGGTTGCGCTTTGCCAAGGTCGAACCCCGAGACGACAGCGTGGAAAAGGTCGAGGCCGATCTGCGCGCGCTCCCCGGCACGACCGCATTCGGCATCTATGCGCTGGGTGACGCCGCCACGCCGGTGTCGGAACTGCGCGGCGATCAGCCAATGCCAATCGGTTCGGCGTTCAAGCTGTGGGTCCTGGCGGAAGCGGCGCGACAGGTGAATTCCGGCGCGCGCAAGTGGAGCGATATTGTAACCCTCGGGCCGCGCTCGCTGCCGTCCGGCGTTACACAGAGCTGGCCGAAAGACGCGCCGGTGACGCTGCACACGCTGGCGACGCTGATGATTTCGATCAGCGACAACACCGCCACCGACACGCTGTTGACGGCGCTGGGCCGGGAACGGGTGGATGCGATGGTTACAGCGACTGGCGTCGCCAACCCCGCAGCGACCTTGCCCGTGCTAACGACGATCGAGGCGTTCCGGCTGAAATCGTCGGGCAATGCCGACATTGCCGCCGCGTGGAAAGCCGCCGGAGCGGACGGGCGACGTCGGTTGCTGCGAGACAATGCTACCCGGCTGGGCAAGACGCAGGTTGATCCGGCGATCTTTGGCGACAAGCCCGTCGGCCCCGACGTGGAATGGTTTGCGAGCGCGCGGGACGAGGCCGCGGTGCTCAACTGGCTGCGAACGCGTGGCGGCCAGCGCGCGCTCGACATACTTGCGGTCAATCCGGGTCTGCCCAGCGCCACCCAGTTCGATTATGCCGGGTTCAAGGGCGGATCGGAGCCGGGCGTGATCTTTGGCAGCTGGCTGGTGCGGACCAAGCAGGGCAACTGGTTCGCGGTCACCGGCGGGTGGAATCGCCCCGATGGTGCGGTCGATCAGACGGTTTTCATCAACCTGATGAACCGGTTGCTGTCGCAACTGGCGGCGCGTTAG
- a CDS encoding RNA polymerase sigma factor yields MNGDDTSIAQDRLYADASAAHAPAIARLARAVEADGDRARDLEQDIHLALWRSFAGFDGRCSIGTWTYRVAHNVTATHASRGARSAKLVTLEDAEALTAPGDPEGDASNAQLLDRVRMLIATLKHPDRSVILLYLEGLDAAAIGEVTGLSAGNVAVKIHRIKAMLASHFAEGTPA; encoded by the coding sequence ATGAACGGGGACGACACCAGCATCGCACAGGATCGGCTCTACGCCGATGCCAGCGCCGCGCATGCCCCGGCGATCGCCCGCCTGGCCCGTGCGGTGGAGGCGGACGGGGACCGCGCCCGCGATCTGGAGCAGGACATTCATCTGGCGCTGTGGCGCAGCTTTGCCGGTTTCGACGGGCGCTGCAGCATCGGCACCTGGACCTATCGCGTAGCGCACAATGTCACCGCGACTCATGCGTCGCGCGGTGCGCGGTCGGCGAAGCTGGTCACGCTGGAAGATGCCGAGGCGCTGACCGCGCCGGGCGACCCGGAGGGCGACGCGAGCAATGCACAGTTGCTCGACCGCGTCCGCATGCTGATCGCCACGCTCAAGCATCCCGACCGCAGCGTGATCCTGCTCTATCTGGAAGGGCTGGACGCCGCCGCGATCGGTGAGGTTACCGGGCTTTCCGCCGGCAATGTCGCAGTCAAGATTCACCGCATCAAGGCGATGCTGGCCAGCCATTTCGCAGAAGGGACTCCCGCATGA
- the parE gene encoding DNA topoisomerase IV subunit B: MSSDLFQPGSATPENTYDASSIEVLEGLEPVRRRPGMYIGGTDERALHHLAAEVIDNAMDEAVAGHATRIEIELAPGNRLTVVDNGRGIPVDPHPKFPGKSALEVILSTLHSGGKFNGKAYATSGGLHGVGVSVVNALSVDTVIEVARDKQLYRQRFSQGQTLGPIEHLGGTPNRRGTSVAFTPDPEIFGPEMQFKPARLYKLARSKGYLFAGVEIRWKCAPELISDETPAEAVFQFPGGLADHLREQIGTREGATAEFFAGRQDFPGEAQGSVEWAVSWPLWSDGSYSWYCNTIPTPDGGTHEQGLRQALVRGIRAFGELVGQKKAKDITADDIMVGSELMLSVFIREPQFQSQTKDRLTSPEAANLVEKAVRDHFDHFLTDRMDRGKALLNYVLERMDDRLRRKQEREIKRKTATSGRKLRLPGKLTDCSANDPAGTELFIVEGDSAGGSAKQARDRKTQAILPIRGKILNVASATSAKIGANSEIADLTLALGCGTRKDCLPDNLRYERVVIMTDADVDGAHIATLLMTFFFQEMPDIVRRGHLYLAQPPLYRLTAGAKSLYARDDAHRAEIEAGPFKGRKVEVSRFKGLGEMNPGQLRETTMDPKTRSMLRITLPQEYEERAGVKDLVDRLMGTNPAHRFAFIQENAARLDEDAIDA, from the coding sequence ACCCGTCCGCCGCCGCCCCGGCATGTATATCGGCGGGACCGACGAGCGCGCGCTCCACCACCTTGCCGCCGAGGTCATCGACAATGCGATGGATGAGGCGGTGGCGGGCCATGCCACGCGGATCGAGATCGAGCTGGCACCGGGCAACCGGCTGACCGTCGTCGATAACGGGCGCGGCATTCCGGTCGATCCGCACCCCAAATTTCCGGGTAAGTCGGCGCTGGAGGTGATTCTTTCCACGCTGCATTCGGGCGGCAAGTTCAACGGCAAGGCCTATGCCACGAGCGGCGGTCTGCATGGCGTGGGCGTTTCCGTGGTCAACGCGCTGTCGGTGGACACGGTGATCGAGGTCGCGCGCGACAAGCAGCTTTATCGCCAGCGCTTCAGCCAGGGGCAGACGCTGGGGCCGATCGAGCATCTGGGCGGCACCCCCAACCGGCGCGGCACCAGCGTCGCGTTCACGCCGGACCCCGAGATTTTCGGGCCGGAGATGCAGTTCAAGCCGGCGAGGCTGTATAAGCTGGCGCGGTCGAAGGGGTATCTGTTCGCGGGCGTCGAAATCCGCTGGAAATGCGCGCCGGAACTGATTTCCGACGAGACGCCCGCAGAAGCGGTGTTCCAGTTTCCAGGCGGGCTGGCCGATCATCTGCGCGAGCAAATCGGGACGCGCGAGGGTGCGACCGCCGAGTTTTTCGCAGGACGGCAGGACTTTCCCGGCGAAGCACAGGGCAGCGTCGAATGGGCGGTGTCATGGCCGCTGTGGAGCGACGGCAGTTACAGCTGGTACTGCAACACCATCCCGACGCCCGATGGCGGCACGCACGAACAGGGGCTCAGGCAAGCGCTGGTGCGCGGCATCCGCGCGTTCGGCGAGCTGGTGGGGCAGAAAAAGGCCAAGGACATTACTGCCGACGACATCATGGTCGGCAGCGAGTTGATGCTGAGCGTTTTCATCCGCGAACCGCAATTCCAGAGCCAGACCAAGGACCGGCTGACCTCACCCGAAGCCGCGAATCTGGTCGAAAAAGCGGTGCGCGACCATTTCGACCATTTCCTGACCGACCGGATGGATCGCGGCAAAGCGCTGCTGAACTACGTGCTGGAGCGCATGGACGACCGCCTCCGCCGCAAGCAGGAGCGCGAGATCAAACGCAAGACCGCGACCAGCGGGCGGAAATTGCGTCTGCCCGGCAAGCTCACCGATTGCTCGGCCAACGATCCGGCGGGGACAGAGCTGTTCATCGTCGAGGGTGACAGCGCGGGCGGCAGCGCCAAACAGGCGCGCGACCGCAAGACGCAGGCGATCCTGCCGATCCGCGGCAAGATATTGAACGTGGCATCGGCGACCAGCGCGAAGATCGGCGCAAACAGCGAGATCGCCGACCTGACGCTCGCGCTGGGTTGCGGGACGCGCAAGGACTGCCTGCCCGACAATCTGCGTTACGAGCGCGTCGTCATCATGACCGACGCGGACGTGGACGGCGCGCATATCGCCACGCTGTTGATGACGTTCTTCTTTCAGGAAATGCCCGACATCGTCCGGCGCGGGCATCTCTATCTGGCGCAGCCGCCGCTCTATCGCCTGACGGCGGGGGCGAAGTCGCTCTACGCCCGCGACGACGCGCACCGGGCCGAGATCGAGGCGGGACCGTTCAAAGGGCGCAAGGTCGAGGTGTCGCGGTTCAAGGGGCTGGGCGAGATGAACCCGGGCCAGCTGCGTGAAACGACGATGGACCCGAAGACCCGCAGTATGCTGCGCATCACCCTGCCGCAGGAATATGAGGAGCGCGCGGGCGTGAAGGATCTGGTCGATCGGCTGATGGGCACGAACCCGGCGCACCGCTTTGCGTTCATTCAGGAGAATGCGGCACGGCTGGACGAGGACGCGATCGACGCGTGA